CACTGCGTTAAAATGAAAACCTTGACCTGAATCAAGAAAACGGAAAAAAATGAAATGAATAAAAGAATAATTGGAATTATTTCTTCGGCACCTTTGTTTTCTGGCCTGCCTGAAGATGATATTGCCGAAATAGCAGGCATTCTGAAGCAAAAAGATGTTCTTAAGGGTGAAATGATCTTCTCGGACGGCGAACCTTCGAGCGGGTTTTATATTGTAGCAAGCGGAAGCGTAAAGATTTATAAACTCGCTCCTGACGGCAAGGAGAAAATTCTCCATATATTCGGCAAGGGGCAGCCTTTTGCCGAAGTCGCAGTATTCAGCGGTGATCCTTACCCGGCCAATGCTCTTGCTCTCCAGAAAAGTCATCTTCTCTTTTTTCCTAAAAAAGAGTTTATAGATCTTATCGCAAAAAAACCTGGACTCGCGCTTTCCATGCTTGGCGTAATGGCCGCAAGGCTCAGGCAATTCTCGGTTCAGATTGAAAATCTTACTTTAAAAGATGTCCCTGCAAGGCTGGCAGGATATATTCTTTTTCTTGTGGAAGAACAGAGTGACAATAAATCTGTGGAACTTGACGTTTCAAAAAACCATCTTGCAAGCATACTTGGAGCCACGCCTGAAACACTTTCAAGGGTTATGGCCAGAATGGCCCAGGAAGGTCTTATAAATGTTGATGGAAGAATAATTTCAATAATTGATAAAACCGGCCTTGAGAATCTTTCGTCTTCAGGTCGTGGAGGGCTTGAGTAAAGGGGGCACCTTTAAAAATTGTCTTTTTGCGCGTTAGTTGCGTCAGCGTCGTACTCGAATCCTCATTTATACCTCATAAACTCGGGTTCTCCGTGCGCCGCTTCCTTGCATCCATATCAAAAATTCTATTTTTTAGAGGCGTCCTAAAATTAAAAGGCGTTTCCTTTATTTTCAAGGAAACGCCTCGGACTGGTTTTACTATTTTACTTCAATAAGTTTTTTGCTGAGCAATCTGATGTGAGACATTTCTTCCTTGATGATTGCATCAACTTTGGCCTGTCCTGCGCCAGGAGCAACAAGGTCTTTCATTCCAAGATAGAAAACTATGGAATCTTTTTCAGCAGTTATAGCTGCCTTGAATATTTCTTTGAGAGAAGTTGAATCAATTTCTTTTTCATAAAACACTCTGGTGTCAGCAAGCGACTTGAGATAAAGCACTGCTTCGTTCTCAGGGTCGAAAACCTTGGACTTTTTCAGTTCTTCAGTAAGTTCAGACTTCATTTTTTTGAAAGTGTTTTCATGGTCGTCTTCCATTGCAGCAAGCTCAAGAAGAAATTTCTTAGCATCTGCGTCACTAACGCTTTCAGCTGCTTTTCTGTAAAATTTGGCGCCGTTCACTTCGATCTGAACCGCCATTTCAAAGA
Above is a genomic segment from Desulforegula conservatrix Mb1Pa containing:
- a CDS encoding Crp/Fnr family transcriptional regulator, whose protein sequence is MNKRIIGIISSAPLFSGLPEDDIAEIAGILKQKDVLKGEMIFSDGEPSSGFYIVASGSVKIYKLAPDGKEKILHIFGKGQPFAEVAVFSGDPYPANALALQKSHLLFFPKKEFIDLIAKKPGLALSMLGVMAARLRQFSVQIENLTLKDVPARLAGYILFLVEEQSDNKSVELDVSKNHLASILGATPETLSRVMARMAQEGLINVDGRIISIIDKTGLENLSSSGRGGLE
- a CDS encoding ferritin-like domain-containing protein; translated protein: MAAYDFNADEIFEMAVQIEVNGAKFYRKAAESVSDADAKKFLLELAAMEDDHENTFKKMKSELTEELKKSKVFDPENEAVLYLKSLADTRVFYEKEIDSTSLKEIFKAAITAEKDSIVFYLGMKDLVAPGAGQAKVDAIIKEEMSHIRLLSKKLIEVK